The sequence GGCTGTTGAAAAATTAGCAGATGGTATTCGTAAGTTTGCTGTTGACCAAGAAAAATTGGAAACCATGCTTTCAGCAAAACTTTAATCCATAATTCAATATAAAAAATAACCGCACTTTTGAGTAATCAAAGTGCGGTTATTTCTATTCAAGGACTGAATAATTCAGACCTATTTGTTTAATTTCGCTTTGTAAGTTGGGTTCATTAAGTTTTCTACAGAAAGAATGTCATCTAATTGTTCTTCTGTTAATAAACCTTTTTCTAACACAACTTCACGTACGCCTTTACCGGTTTGAGCACAGATTTTACCCACTAAGTCGCCGTTGTGGTGACCGATAAATGGATTCAAGTAAGTCACGATACCGATTGAATTAAACACGTAGTTTTCACAAATTTCTTTGTTTACAGTGATGCCATCCACGCATTTATCGCGTAAGTTCACACAAGCATTGGTTAAGATATCGATAGATTCGAACATTGCTTGACCAATCACTGGTTCCATTACGTTTAATTGTAATTGACCTGCTTCAGATGCGAAAGTCACAGTGGTATCGTTACCAATTACTTTAAAGCATACTTGGTTCACTACTTCTGGAACAACTGGGTTTACTTTTGCAGGCATGATAGAAGAGCCAGCTTGTAATTCAGGTAAGTTAATTTCTTTAATACCAGCACGTGGACCAGAAGAAAGTAAACGTAAGTCATTACATACTTTAGAAAGTTTAACAGCAGTACGTTTTAATGCACCGTGAACCATGACATAAGCACCACAGTCAGATGTTGCTTCAATTAAGTTTTCTGCTGGTACGCAAGCTAATCCAGTTACTTCAGCAAGGTGTTTTACAACTAATTTAGTATAGCCTTGCGGGGTATTTAAACCTGTACCGATAGCTGTTGCACCAAGGTTTACTTCAAGGAGTAAATCTGCTGTACGTTTTAAGTTACGTACTTCTTCTTCAAGTAATACGGCGAAAGCTTTGAATTCTTGACCAACAGTCATCGGCACCGCATCTTGCAATTGGGTACGACCCATTTTTAAGATATTTGCAAACTCTTTTGCTTTATTATCAAAACCGTCGTGTAAATATTGAATTTTATCGATCAATTTTAAGATGCTGTTATACACTGCAATACGGAAACCAGTAGGATATGCATCGTTAGTTGATTGGCTTGCATTAACGTGGTCCATTGGGTTGATCACGTTATATTCGCCTTTTTTATGGCCAATTTTTTCAAGCGCAAGGTTAGCAACCACTTCATTGGTATTCATATTGACAGACGTACCTGCACCACCTTGATAGACGTCTGATGGGAATTGATCTAAGCATTTCCCAGTAGTAAGGATTTCATCACAAGCAACCACAATCGCTTTTGCAATATCACTTGGAATTGCACCTAATTCACCATTGGCTAAAGCCGTTGCTTTTTTCACCATCACCATGCCACGTACAAACTCTGGTACGTCAGAAATGGTTACGTTAGAAATATTGAAATTTTCTACCGCTCTTAATGTATGAATCCCCCAGTACGCATCTGCTGGTACATCACGTTCGCCGAGTAAATCTACTTCTTTTCTAAATTGAGTCATTTGAATCACCTTTTCTGGTTAGTTAATTTGACGCCATTATAAAAATTTTAAGGAGAAAAAACTTGACCGAGATCACATTTTCAAAAAATGCTCTCAAGACATATTTTCATTTTTCAGATTAGTTTTTTTAGGGGAAAACAAGTTTTCTATCAATCTTACGCAGCTTTTAACCGCTCACCAATTTTCTCAAACAGTTTCTGAATTTGCTCTGCTCTATGCCCTAACACTCGCACGGCACAACCTGATTACATCATCAACGGTTAAAAGTGTTGATTCATAAAAAATCAGCACCTCAATTGTTGGTTTGTTGAGTCCAACTTTTGGGGGGCAGATCACTTTTCTTGTTCTCTTGATGTTAAGTGCATATCTTCATTCCTTCATTTATTTATCGCACAAAGAGCGGCAAATTTTACGTAAAAAAACAAATAGGAAAAACATTTTGTCAGAATTTTTTTATTCATAGCCCTTGAAAGCGAAAAAATCCTCCTTATATAAAAAGCGCACTTACAAATTCTTAAGAAGGAAATTAATCATGAATATTCGTCCTTTACACGATCGTGTAATTATTAAACGTGAAGAAGTCGAAACTCGTTCAGCTGGCGGTATCGTATTAACAGGTTCAGCAGCGACTAAATCAACCCGCGCGAAAGTATTAGCTGTGGGTAAAGGTCGTATTTTAGAAAATGGCACCGTTCAACCATTAGATGTGAAAGTGGGCGATACCGTAATTTTCAACGACGGTTACGGCGTGAAAAGCGAAAAAATCGATGGTGAAGAAGTATTAATCATTTCTGAAAACGACATCTTAGCAATTGTAGAATAATTAGATAAGGGAAAAGAAAATGGCAGCAAAAGACGTAAAATTTGGTAATGACGCACGCGTAAAAATGCTTAAAGGCGTGAATGTATTAGCCGATGCAGTAAAAGTAACCCTTGGCCCGAAAGGTCGTAATGTAATTTTAGATAAATCATTTGGCGCACCAACTATCACTAAAGACGGTGTGTCTGTTGCTCGTGAAATCGAATTAGAAGATAAATTCGAAAACATGGGTGCACAAATGGTGAAAGAAGTGGCATCTAAAGCAAATGACGCTGCAGGTGACGGTACAACCACTGCAACTGTACTTGCGCAAGCTATCGTAAATGAAGGATTGAAAGCAGTAGCGGCAGGCATGAATCCAATGGATTTAAAACGTGGTATTGATAAAGCAGTAAGTGCGGTTGTTTCTGAGCTTAAAAATTTATCTAAACCTTGTGAAACCGCAAAAGAAATTGAACAAGTAGGGACTATTTCTGCAAACTCTGACAGCATTGTGGGTCAATTAATTGCTCAAGCTATGGAAAAAGTGGGCAAAGAAGGGGTAATTACTGTTGAAGATGGTACGGGTCTTGAAGATGAATTAGATGTGGTTGAAGGGATGCAATTCGACCGTGGTTACCTTTCTCCATATTTCATCAACAAACCAGAAACGGCAACGGTTGAATTAGATAATCCATATCTTCTTCTTGTTGATAAAAAAATCTCTAACATCCGTGAATTACTTCCAGTGTTAGAAGGTGTTGCGAAAGCAGGTAAACCGTTATTAATCATCGCTGAAGATGTGGAAGGCGAAGCACTGGCAACCTTAGTGGTGAACACTATGCGCGGTATCGTGAAAGTTGCAGCCGTGAAAGCACCAGGTTTTGGTGATCGTCGTAAAGCAATGTTACAAGATATTGCAATTTTAACAGCGGGTACTGTGATTTCTGAAGAAATTGGTATGGAGCTTGAAAAAGCGACATTAGAAGATTTAGGCCAAGCAAAACGTGTAGTCATCAACAAAGACAACACAACCATTATTGATGGTATTGGTGATGAATCTCAAATCAAAGGTCGTGTGGCTCAAATTCGTCAACAAATTGAAGAATCAACTTCTGACTACGACAAAGAAAAACTTCAAGAACGCGTGGCTAAATTAGCTGGCGGTGTGGCTGTAATCAAAGTAGGCGCAGCAACTGAAGTTGAAATGAAAGAGAAAAAAGACCGTGTAGATGATGCATTACATGCAACTCGTGCAGCGGTTGAAGAAGGTATCGTTGCTGGTGGTGGCGTTGCATTAGTTCGTGCAGCAGCGAAAGTTGCAGCAAGCCTAAAAGGTGACAACGAAGAACAAAATGTGGGTATTAAACTTGCATTACGTGCGATGGAAGCGCCTTTACGTCAAATCGTCACTAACGCGGGTGAAGAAGCATCTGTTGTGGCAAGTGCGGTTAAAAATGGCGAAGGAAACTTTGGTTATAACGCAGGTACAGAACAATACGGCGATATGATCGAAATGGGTATCTTAGATCCAACTAAAGTAACTCGTTCTGCGTTGCAATTCGCAGCATCTGTAGCAGGCTTAATGATTACCACTGAATGTATGGTAACCGAGCTTCCAAAAGATGAAAAAGCTGACCTAGGCGCAGGCATGGGCGGTATGGGTGGAATGGGCGGAATGATGTAATTCGCTCATCATCAAATAAAAAGTGCGGTCGTTTTTCCACAAGGAAAAGCGATCGCTTTTTTATTTACAAAGGTTTACACTAATTTCAAATTTACTCAGGACATCTATTATGCTCATTTCTCATTCTGACCTTAACCAACAACTTAAATCTGCTGGAATCGGCTTTAATGCAACAGAACTACACGGCTTTTTAAGCGGTTTACTTTGTGGTGGCTTAAAAGATCAAAGTTGGCTACCGCTCTTATATCAATTCAGCAATGATAATCATGCTTACCCAACAGCATTAGTTCAACCCGTTACAGAACTTTATGAACAAATTAGACAAACCTTATCAGATGTTGAAGGATTTACCTTTGAGCTTGGTTTAACCGAAGATGAAAATGTCTTTGTCCAAGCGGATAGCTTATCTGACTGGGCAAACCAATTCTTACTTGGTCTTGGCTTAGCACAACCTGAATTAGCAAAAGAAAAAGGCGAAATTGGCGAAGCCGTAGATGATTTACAAGATATTTGCCAACTCGGTTATGATGAAGACGATAACGAAGAAGAACTTGTGGAAGCGCTAGAAGAAATCATTGAATATGTTCGCACCATTGCTATGTTGTTCTATTCTCATTTCAACGAAGGAGAAATTGAGAGCAAACCTGTATTACATTAAGGAGATCTCGAATGGAATTGGCTTATATGGCTGAGTTGCCTAAAGAAGAGTTTTGGGAACGCCGCACACGAGTATTCGCTCAAATGCAACCTAATTCGGCATTATTACTTTTTTCTGAAATCGAAAAACGCCGTAATAATGATTGTACCTATCCTTTCCGTCAAGACAGCTATTTTTGGTATTTAACGGGCTTTAACGAACCGAATGCAGCACTGTTATTACTGAAAACAGAACAAGCAGAAAAAGCTATTATTTTTCTCCGTCCACGCAATCCGTTACTTGAAACTTGGAATGGTCGCCGATTAGGTGTTGAGCGTGCACCACAACAACTTAATGTAAATGAAGCCTATTCTATTGAAGAGTTTGCTACCGTACTGCCAAAAATACTAAAAAACCTGACCGCACTTTACCATGTGCCAGAAATTCATACTTGGGGTGATAAATTAGTGACAGAAAGTGCG comes from Haemophilus haemolyticus and encodes:
- a CDS encoding co-chaperone GroES is translated as MNIRPLHDRVIIKREEVETRSAGGIVLTGSAATKSTRAKVLAVGKGRILENGTVQPLDVKVGDTVIFNDGYGVKSEKIDGEEVLIISENDILAIVE
- a CDS encoding YecA family protein, producing MLISHSDLNQQLKSAGIGFNATELHGFLSGLLCGGLKDQSWLPLLYQFSNDNHAYPTALVQPVTELYEQIRQTLSDVEGFTFELGLTEDENVFVQADSLSDWANQFLLGLGLAQPELAKEKGEIGEAVDDLQDICQLGYDEDDNEEELVEALEEIIEYVRTIAMLFYSHFNEGEIESKPVLH
- the aspA gene encoding aspartate ammonia-lyase, giving the protein MTQFRKEVDLLGERDVPADAYWGIHTLRAVENFNISNVTISDVPEFVRGMVMVKKATALANGELGAIPSDIAKAIVVACDEILTTGKCLDQFPSDVYQGGAGTSVNMNTNEVVANLALEKIGHKKGEYNVINPMDHVNASQSTNDAYPTGFRIAVYNSILKLIDKIQYLHDGFDNKAKEFANILKMGRTQLQDAVPMTVGQEFKAFAVLLEEEVRNLKRTADLLLEVNLGATAIGTGLNTPQGYTKLVVKHLAEVTGLACVPAENLIEATSDCGAYVMVHGALKRTAVKLSKVCNDLRLLSSGPRAGIKEINLPELQAGSSIMPAKVNPVVPEVVNQVCFKVIGNDTTVTFASEAGQLQLNVMEPVIGQAMFESIDILTNACVNLRDKCVDGITVNKEICENYVFNSIGIVTYLNPFIGHHNGDLVGKICAQTGKGVREVVLEKGLLTEEQLDDILSVENLMNPTYKAKLNK
- the groL gene encoding chaperonin GroEL (60 kDa chaperone family; promotes refolding of misfolded polypeptides especially under stressful conditions; forms two stacked rings of heptamers to form a barrel-shaped 14mer; ends can be capped by GroES; misfolded proteins enter the barrel where they are refolded when GroES binds), whose translation is MAAKDVKFGNDARVKMLKGVNVLADAVKVTLGPKGRNVILDKSFGAPTITKDGVSVAREIELEDKFENMGAQMVKEVASKANDAAGDGTTTATVLAQAIVNEGLKAVAAGMNPMDLKRGIDKAVSAVVSELKNLSKPCETAKEIEQVGTISANSDSIVGQLIAQAMEKVGKEGVITVEDGTGLEDELDVVEGMQFDRGYLSPYFINKPETATVELDNPYLLLVDKKISNIRELLPVLEGVAKAGKPLLIIAEDVEGEALATLVVNTMRGIVKVAAVKAPGFGDRRKAMLQDIAILTAGTVISEEIGMELEKATLEDLGQAKRVVINKDNTTIIDGIGDESQIKGRVAQIRQQIEESTSDYDKEKLQERVAKLAGGVAVIKVGAATEVEMKEKKDRVDDALHATRAAVEEGIVAGGGVALVRAAAKVAASLKGDNEEQNVGIKLALRAMEAPLRQIVTNAGEEASVVASAVKNGEGNFGYNAGTEQYGDMIEMGILDPTKVTRSALQFAASVAGLMITTECMVTELPKDEKADLGAGMGGMGGMGGMM